The following nucleotide sequence is from Plasmodium gaboni strain SY75 chromosome Unknown, whole genome shotgun sequence.
aaaaaaaaaaaaaaaaaaaaaaaaaaaatatatatatatatttatatgtggTGTTATCTTATTAATCatcaaataatttataacGAAAGGTCCCATAACATAACTATGTGATACACATATgtatgatatataatatacatatcacctatttttatttttttattttttttgtagGACAGAAAATTCAATACATTTTAAGCTGCATAAGGACATCAACTATTCTGAAAAGCAAAATAAGAAAAGATCTAGAAAAACAATCATTCTTATTTGATGATTACACATATGGAACCTTTTTAAATgattaattaaaaaaataaatataatttttaaatttaattctttcttaaatttattttctttcgtttttaatttttatattttattttttttgtcaattcatatttatcacatttttatatttaaaaagacaattaaaagaaatatatatatatatatatatatatatatataatatgattatattttttctcacctcattataaaattatgtaattttttttttttttttttttttttttaattatacacatatatttaattataattaatttttaagtaacaaatatttgtaaaatataatattatattttattaatatatattaaataagT
It contains:
- a CDS encoding putative membrane protein (conserved Plasmodium membrane protein, unknown function), translated to QKIQYILSCIRTSTILKSKIRKDLEKQSFLFDDYTYGTFLND